The Hahella sp. HNIBRBA332 genome window below encodes:
- a CDS encoding PEP-CTERM sorting domain-containing protein: protein MSSFTKSTLAALAIGVAAASANAATINDGYNGAGLSYNGDVFGDAKIYQVDRMEVSYDADNLYVNVYTNFFEGADSLGHKFGDLFISTNGWNPNGTAANRYGTDDVSNGEHWEYALDSATGDLYSLSDVDYASQLVLSGPGSVRVNQEVGVKTDAASLVAGETSSADLSGASAAVGSLGVLSFTITLADLGITDLSKSTALGLRWTMTCANDVIEGGFNVPEPGTLAMLGLGLVGLGLSRRKKA from the coding sequence ATGAGTTCTTTCACTAAGTCAACTTTGGCGGCGCTGGCAATCGGTGTTGCTGCGGCTTCTGCAAATGCTGCAACGATCAACGACGGCTATAACGGCGCTGGTCTTTCCTACAATGGCGACGTATTCGGCGACGCAAAGATTTATCAAGTGGATCGTATGGAAGTTTCCTACGATGCAGACAACCTTTACGTGAACGTATACACCAACTTCTTTGAGGGCGCTGACAGCCTGGGTCATAAGTTCGGTGATTTGTTTATCAGCACCAATGGCTGGAATCCTAACGGCACTGCGGCAAACCGTTATGGCACGGACGATGTCAGTAATGGCGAGCACTGGGAGTATGCTCTGGACTCTGCAACTGGCGACTTGTATAGCCTGTCAGATGTAGACTACGCGTCTCAGTTGGTTCTATCTGGCCCAGGTTCTGTTCGTGTGAATCAAGAAGTTGGCGTTAAAACTGACGCTGCTAGCTTAGTTGCTGGTGAAACTTCTAGTGCTGACTTGAGCGGTGCAAGCGCTGCAGTTGGTTCACTGGGCGTTCTGTCATTCACTATTACCTTGGCTGACCTGGGTATTACTGATCTGAGCAAATCTACTGCTCTGGGTCTGCGTTGGACTATGACCTGTGCTAACGACGTTATCGAAGGTGGCTTCAACGTTCCTGAGCCAGGCACTCTGGCAATGTTGGGTCTGGGCTTGGTTGGTTTGGGTCTTTCTCGTCGTAAGAAAGCTTAA
- the xrtA gene encoding exosortase A, which produces MQSEIKKLNLITIFLVLLAISLGYWQDWLSLFQLWNDSYDYTHGFLVFFVTIWLLYTKREEILKLQPNSWWLFLTALVVTASAHLLAKAADVKTVATLSLPSLLIFSGLLLYGKQFFIKAVPTLALLYFALPVWDDIAPLLQRITVFTNQILLGIFDIPAVIRDLYITIPQGTFFVAGGCSGSRYLLVAMFIANVYGILYLQDIRRSLMLFSISIFLSMLANWVRVFGIIYAGYQTDMKSSLVNDHEVYGWIIFALVCLLPLFISAHYIEKKTGRGTPDEKGTSPTNHPPYQPQFRRHALLVSITLLILLFSPAWLFILSLTTQNESVNSVRFQALPVGDQNWKGPLIKDMDWKPDFHNTDLSASGVYINEAGESLQLSINWYFDQHQGKELIYFNNLLFDDKQWSLVSRSSIRLPFTTPELKVAKTLLKRKSAESYVLIRHWYQVGGFIAETNIEAKVFGAFSKLAGDESGGLIAIAKYCNSAQECNANDAALDSLSQFVAKHFNSKI; this is translated from the coding sequence ATGCAGTCAGAGATTAAAAAACTTAACCTGATCACAATTTTTCTAGTACTTTTAGCCATATCCCTAGGTTATTGGCAAGATTGGCTGTCGTTATTTCAGCTTTGGAATGACTCATACGATTATACGCATGGCTTCTTGGTCTTCTTTGTCACCATATGGCTCCTTTACACAAAGCGTGAAGAAATCCTTAAGCTTCAGCCTAACAGTTGGTGGCTATTCCTTACCGCATTAGTAGTTACGGCCTCTGCGCATCTGCTAGCCAAGGCAGCGGATGTTAAAACTGTGGCCACCCTGAGCCTACCCAGCCTCCTAATCTTTAGCGGACTGCTCTTATATGGCAAACAATTCTTCATAAAAGCCGTTCCCACTTTAGCTCTACTCTATTTTGCCTTGCCGGTATGGGACGACATTGCACCATTGCTACAAAGAATTACTGTTTTTACCAACCAAATTCTACTTGGCATATTCGATATCCCAGCGGTAATAAGAGATCTTTATATTACCATTCCCCAAGGAACGTTTTTTGTAGCGGGTGGCTGTAGTGGATCTCGATACCTATTAGTTGCCATGTTCATAGCAAATGTCTATGGAATTTTGTATTTACAAGACATTAGAAGAAGCCTAATGCTCTTTTCTATCAGCATATTTCTTTCGATGCTAGCGAACTGGGTTCGAGTCTTTGGCATTATATACGCAGGATATCAGACTGACATGAAAAGCTCGCTAGTTAATGATCACGAAGTCTATGGGTGGATCATTTTCGCGTTAGTATGCCTACTACCTTTGTTCATATCCGCCCATTACATTGAAAAGAAGACTGGAAGGGGAACCCCTGATGAAAAAGGAACTAGTCCCACGAACCACCCACCTTACCAGCCTCAATTTCGCAGACATGCGTTATTAGTCAGCATCACTCTGTTAATTTTGCTCTTTTCTCCTGCATGGCTGTTTATACTTTCCTTAACAACACAGAATGAATCTGTAAATTCAGTACGTTTCCAGGCCTTACCTGTTGGCGATCAAAACTGGAAAGGGCCCCTTATTAAGGACATGGACTGGAAGCCCGATTTTCACAACACAGATTTAAGCGCCAGCGGCGTTTATATCAATGAAGCGGGCGAAAGCTTGCAACTCAGCATAAACTGGTACTTTGATCAGCACCAAGGCAAAGAGCTGATATACTTTAACAATCTTCTTTTCGATGATAAACAGTGGAGCTTAGTTAGCAGATCTTCGATTAGATTACCCTTCACCACCCCGGAACTAAAAGTGGCGAAAACGTTATTGAAAAGGAAAAGCGCTGAGAGTTACGTGTTAATAAGGCACTGGTATCAAGTTGGCGGATTTATCGCGGAGACCAATATCGAAGCAAAAGTATTTGGAGCCTTCTCCAAGCTTGCTGGCGACGAGTCTGGCGGACTTATCGCAATTGCGAAATACTGCAACTCCGCGCAAGAGTGTAACGCAAATGATGCAGCCTTGGACTCGCTATCCCAATTTGTAGCCAAACACTTTAACAGTAAAATTTAG
- a CDS encoding polysaccharide deacetylase family protein, protein MKNRKPAHPTLYVLTYHRTLPKSDPRRDYEQPGMVIAPELIAQHVVWMRSLGATPISLERWTQEKDSLPANIYFAITFDDGWRDNAEFAIPLLTKEKIFSTIFLVADYIEHDTLFWPEKLIYLLKQTFKDAPSAFDQTQFQWLKDLGATLSWSSPPDIEQLDPIINLCKALDDRVLNSLIDQTALETFREKIDTSQARNLLGQEDIKALLDGGGVDFGSHTCRHLRLDKITSDDELEYEIATSREKIAQSTGRQPTFFCYPNGNTSEKGMQVVAENYSAACTTKQGANTPDTPLMQLRRHNLHDGNASSKISFFATLSNG, encoded by the coding sequence ATGAAAAATAGAAAGCCAGCCCACCCAACGTTATACGTATTAACCTACCATCGCACGCTTCCAAAGAGCGATCCTCGGAGGGACTACGAACAACCAGGGATGGTGATAGCGCCAGAGCTGATAGCTCAGCATGTAGTATGGATGAGGAGTCTTGGGGCGACCCCAATTTCTCTTGAGCGATGGACACAGGAGAAGGATTCTCTTCCAGCAAATATTTATTTTGCAATAACCTTCGATGATGGCTGGCGGGACAATGCAGAGTTTGCTATCCCCCTCCTTACCAAGGAGAAGATATTTAGCACAATTTTTCTGGTGGCAGACTACATAGAGCACGACACACTGTTTTGGCCAGAAAAACTAATATATCTCCTGAAGCAAACGTTCAAAGATGCGCCCAGTGCATTTGATCAGACACAGTTCCAATGGCTGAAAGACTTGGGCGCAACTCTAAGTTGGAGCAGCCCCCCAGACATAGAGCAATTAGACCCCATTATTAATCTTTGCAAAGCATTAGATGACAGGGTGCTAAACAGCCTAATAGATCAAACAGCCCTAGAGACCTTCAGGGAAAAGATTGATACCTCTCAAGCCCGAAATTTGCTGGGCCAAGAAGATATTAAGGCATTATTAGACGGGGGCGGGGTTGATTTTGGCTCCCACACTTGTCGCCACTTACGACTTGACAAGATAACAAGCGATGATGAGTTAGAATACGAAATAGCTACATCCAGAGAGAAAATTGCACAATCAACAGGGAGGCAGCCCACATTTTTTTGCTATCCCAATGGAAATACTTCAGAAAAAGGCATGCAGGTTGTAGCTGAAAACTATAGCGCCGCCTGCACGACTAAACAGGGGGCAAACACCCCTGACACCCCATTGATGCAGTTGAGGCGCCACAACCTTCATGATGGCAATGCCTCATCAAAAATAAGCTTCTTCGCAACACTAAGCAATGGATAA
- a CDS encoding glycosyltransferase family 4 protein — MQNSRPHLTHVASGDVWAGAEKQLYELCKALIATNSLDLSAILFNDGVLAEKLRQLNIGVTVADEAKLSPLAMIRGIRNHFIKHNSNILHTHGFKENILGVTASIKSPVTSVVRTIHGGSESNISWKTPHKKAIHIADQLLTRHKVDRIVAVSGPLYQSLSKRHPSKVVKIFNFINSRELETISPGKPPGEAFTIGIVGRLAPVKRIDLFVETIKELLKQGHHEIKGKIIGDGPLRKPIENLVHQESLTQVIEFTGFVDPSTPEIAKLDLLLMTSDHEGLPMTLLEALALKVPVVAHNVGGIPEALNFGAAGLLVDEHSALGYATAIDKVLNNPAEKERMQMNGLSYLKENFDSVKKSREYLNLYFPLLGQELSR; from the coding sequence ATGCAGAACTCACGCCCTCACCTAACTCACGTTGCATCAGGGGATGTTTGGGCTGGCGCGGAAAAGCAACTATATGAACTATGCAAGGCTTTAATCGCAACGAATAGCTTGGACTTATCGGCCATATTATTCAACGACGGAGTTCTTGCAGAAAAACTCCGCCAACTCAACATTGGCGTTACTGTTGCCGATGAAGCAAAGCTATCCCCTTTAGCTATGATACGCGGAATTCGCAATCATTTTATTAAACATAACAGCAACATTCTGCATACACACGGCTTTAAAGAGAATATTTTAGGCGTTACCGCAAGCATAAAGTCACCAGTTACCAGCGTAGTACGCACCATTCATGGCGGCTCCGAATCAAATATCTCATGGAAGACGCCCCACAAGAAAGCTATACATATTGCAGATCAATTACTGACAAGACACAAAGTCGACCGAATTGTGGCGGTTTCTGGACCACTATATCAGTCGCTCAGCAAAAGACATCCAAGCAAGGTCGTTAAGATATTTAATTTTATTAATAGCCGTGAGCTTGAAACAATTTCCCCAGGGAAGCCACCAGGTGAGGCTTTTACAATTGGAATAGTTGGCCGCTTGGCTCCAGTTAAACGAATAGATTTATTTGTTGAAACGATCAAAGAGCTACTTAAACAGGGCCATCATGAGATCAAAGGCAAGATAATTGGCGATGGCCCATTACGAAAGCCTATTGAGAATCTCGTGCACCAAGAAAGTTTGACTCAGGTTATTGAGTTCACTGGCTTTGTAGACCCATCTACACCAGAAATAGCAAAACTGGATCTACTGCTAATGACGTCAGATCATGAGGGCTTGCCAATGACGTTACTTGAAGCACTAGCCCTGAAGGTGCCGGTGGTTGCGCACAATGTCGGAGGGATTCCCGAGGCGCTCAATTTCGGCGCCGCCGGCCTATTGGTCGATGAGCATTCCGCTTTAGGTTATGCTACCGCCATCGATAAAGTACTCAACAACCCAGCAGAGAAAGAACGAATGCAAATGAACGGACTGAGTTACTTAAAAGAAAACTTTGATTCAGTCAAGAAGTCACGCGAGTATCTCAACCTCTATTTCCCATTATTAGGCCAGGAACTATCTAGATGA
- the cysC gene encoding adenylyl-sulfate kinase, which translates to MTQENIVWHDFKLKKQDRADIKNQQPCLVWFTGLSGSGKSTVSNALDIALHKRGYHTYVLDGDNVRHGLNKDLTFSDRDRIENIRRVGEASKLLVDAGLIVMTAFISPFRDDRKMVRSLYVPGEFIEVFVNTPIEVCEQRDPKGLYQKARQGAIKNFTGIDSPYEPPESPDLVIDTSKETTEESVASIIAFLEARNVITPSTDSDK; encoded by the coding sequence ATGACTCAAGAAAATATCGTCTGGCACGATTTTAAGCTAAAGAAGCAAGATCGCGCAGACATAAAGAACCAACAACCATGTCTTGTCTGGTTTACTGGACTAAGTGGATCAGGCAAGTCCACGGTATCAAATGCTTTAGACATCGCGTTACATAAACGCGGCTATCATACATATGTGTTAGATGGAGATAATGTTCGTCACGGATTGAATAAAGACTTAACTTTTTCAGACAGAGACCGAATAGAAAATATTCGCCGAGTGGGCGAAGCCAGCAAATTACTTGTTGATGCCGGCTTAATTGTCATGACTGCGTTTATTTCACCATTTCGTGACGATCGGAAGATGGTCCGCTCTCTATACGTACCGGGCGAGTTCATTGAGGTCTTTGTCAATACTCCTATTGAGGTTTGCGAGCAAAGAGACCCCAAAGGGCTTTACCAAAAGGCCAGACAAGGCGCCATAAAAAACTTCACAGGCATAGACTCCCCCTACGAACCCCCAGAGAGTCCAGACTTAGTTATCGACACCAGCAAGGAAACCACTGAGGAGTCAGTGGCGAGCATTATCGCTTTCTTAGAAGCAAGGAATGTCATAACCCCATCAACTGACAGCGATAAATGA
- a CDS encoding glycosyltransferase family 4 protein: MTKILILYHCEANTGYAIGSLEKVFWRMALRIAGSPDNIHLCYPGYNNGYPDYTPEGFDNFVEFSDRQNAIDKVELFASYLKENNINVIFGFDQPVSLPYYKAARSAGISSFISYWGAPMSSINSGLKLLLKKLDVMRYRHGPDLYIFESEAMRQSAYLGRGVPKEKTALCHLGVDTEKYHPDEKDQYYAHDLFGISRDRQLLFYSGHFEERKGVRVIAEAANIIAAQRDDIVFILFGNRNDEAAPYQALLNEKSSKQVIFGGYRSDLHRIHRSCKAGIIASTGWDSFTMSSIEMQASGLPLLVSNLQGLRETIIDGETGLLFSPGSAAELAERVQMLLGKASNIKKMSQNAVLRIQSQFSTEIQIQNLTSLTKQQLTRSK; this comes from the coding sequence ATGACTAAAATTTTAATTTTATATCACTGCGAAGCAAATACAGGCTATGCGATAGGCTCTTTGGAAAAAGTATTCTGGAGAATGGCCTTACGCATAGCTGGATCGCCAGATAACATCCACTTATGCTACCCCGGATATAACAATGGATACCCCGACTATACTCCGGAAGGATTTGACAATTTCGTGGAGTTCTCTGACAGACAGAACGCAATAGATAAAGTTGAATTATTTGCCTCGTACCTGAAAGAAAATAATATCAACGTTATTTTCGGCTTCGACCAACCCGTATCGCTTCCCTACTATAAGGCGGCTCGTTCAGCAGGTATCAGCTCCTTTATTTCTTACTGGGGAGCCCCTATGAGCAGCATCAATAGCGGCCTCAAACTACTATTAAAGAAGCTGGACGTGATGCGATACAGGCATGGCCCCGATCTCTATATATTTGAGTCCGAAGCCATGCGACAGTCAGCTTATCTTGGCCGTGGCGTACCTAAAGAAAAAACCGCCCTTTGCCACTTGGGGGTAGATACAGAAAAGTACCACCCTGATGAGAAAGATCAATACTACGCTCACGACCTATTTGGCATCTCTAGAGATAGGCAATTACTTTTCTATTCTGGACACTTTGAGGAAAGAAAAGGGGTTCGAGTTATAGCGGAAGCCGCCAATATTATCGCCGCTCAGCGTGACGACATAGTCTTCATATTATTTGGAAACCGTAATGATGAGGCAGCCCCTTATCAGGCGCTATTAAACGAGAAGTCATCAAAGCAGGTTATATTTGGCGGTTACCGTTCGGATTTACACAGGATACACCGCAGCTGCAAAGCGGGCATTATCGCTTCTACAGGGTGGGACTCGTTCACCATGTCATCCATTGAAATGCAAGCCTCGGGACTTCCCCTTCTTGTATCGAACTTACAAGGCCTGAGAGAAACAATTATTGATGGAGAGACCGGCCTTCTATTTTCGCCTGGTTCTGCAGCGGAGCTTGCTGAACGAGTTCAGATGCTGCTCGGCAAGGCGTCCAACATTAAGAAGATGAGTCAAAATGCCGTGTTACGCATACAAAGCCAGTTCTCTACCGAGATTCAAATCCAGAACCTAACAAGCCTGACAAAGCAACAACTAACTCGAAGCAAATAG
- a CDS encoding polysaccharide pyruvyl transferase family protein has translation MSNSLYLKTIEGINRVKRVATKKYSSVLGTIKGNKITAYWWNGETNFGDLITPELLKFYGFTPVHASASSCEVLSTGSILQFSSINYKGHILGSGLIKDLEFPMPEANVLAVRGSLTRDRIKASSDVPLGDPGLLAPKLLRGERAKKKYILGVIPHYVDANDRRITQLTNRYPSEVKLISVKRKPEDVFKDIDECEYILSSSLHGIISADALGIPNIWMSLSDKVVGGGFKFRDYGTAIDAEPQPYLLAGDEALDQLLKTARIPTAKVKEAQEKLNNVFLSLKSDKSP, from the coding sequence ATGTCAAATAGCCTCTACCTCAAGACTATCGAAGGAATAAACAGAGTAAAGCGAGTCGCAACTAAGAAATACAGCTCCGTATTAGGCACTATTAAAGGAAATAAAATTACTGCGTACTGGTGGAATGGTGAAACCAATTTTGGCGACCTTATTACTCCAGAACTGCTAAAATTTTACGGGTTTACCCCCGTCCATGCCTCGGCTTCAAGCTGTGAAGTCTTATCTACAGGCAGCATTCTGCAGTTTTCCTCCATTAACTACAAAGGCCATATCTTAGGATCAGGTTTGATAAAGGACCTTGAGTTTCCTATGCCTGAAGCGAACGTTCTAGCAGTCAGAGGGAGCCTTACCAGAGACAGAATCAAAGCCTCAAGTGACGTCCCACTCGGTGATCCTGGATTATTGGCGCCCAAGCTATTGCGAGGCGAAAGAGCCAAAAAGAAATATATTCTAGGAGTAATTCCGCATTATGTAGACGCAAACGATAGACGTATCACGCAATTAACAAATCGCTATCCATCTGAAGTAAAGCTAATTAGTGTAAAAAGAAAGCCTGAGGATGTATTCAAAGATATAGACGAGTGTGAATATATTCTATCCTCGTCTCTACACGGCATAATATCCGCTGACGCCTTAGGCATACCAAACATTTGGATGTCTCTGTCAGACAAAGTAGTTGGCGGCGGATTTAAGTTCCGAGACTATGGAACTGCGATTGACGCTGAGCCGCAGCCTTATCTCCTAGCTGGAGATGAAGCCCTCGACCAGCTATTGAAAACTGCCAGAATACCAACGGCCAAAGTAAAAGAAGCCCAAGAAAAATTAAACAACGTTTTTCTATCATTAAAAAGTGATAAATCGCCATAA
- a CDS encoding glycosyltransferase family 2 protein, with protein MAVKVLEQASSDIDVSVIIPVYNRAHVVGRAIDSVLSQTGVGGIEVVVVDDGSQDQLDEALKSYEGRIKLIKKSNGGVSSARNEGTANSSGKFIAYLDSDDLFEQGKLSKSLEILRERSDVGFVFSDFSRFEIENPSARLEHTNSYFFNNIYRYTQSPLEGISSKSYFLLQKDVFGLLLAGYFMSPCTLVMRRELYKAAQGWPTEFDISEDFHFFLRLSTLANAVYIDEPLISAGRGDNNLTENHQDCAESDIRVLKSCLNISHFDDAKKRQIRAAVSDRLERLGWGLKNSHSYKEASRCYREAFSFKPSNIKALFNYLMLLPKS; from the coding sequence ATGGCGGTAAAAGTGTTGGAGCAGGCCAGTAGTGATATAGACGTCTCTGTCATCATCCCTGTATATAATCGAGCCCACGTTGTTGGAAGGGCTATTGACAGCGTGCTTTCGCAGACTGGCGTGGGAGGCATTGAAGTGGTCGTCGTGGATGATGGATCTCAGGACCAACTCGACGAAGCGCTGAAGAGTTATGAAGGGCGAATTAAGCTTATAAAAAAGAGCAACGGAGGTGTTTCAAGCGCCAGAAATGAAGGGACGGCCAACAGCTCAGGTAAATTTATCGCATATCTGGATTCTGACGATCTGTTTGAGCAAGGAAAGTTGAGCAAGTCTCTGGAAATACTGCGAGAGCGTTCGGATGTTGGGTTTGTTTTTAGCGATTTTTCTCGTTTTGAAATTGAGAATCCCTCTGCAAGGTTGGAGCATACAAACTCGTACTTTTTTAATAACATTTATCGCTATACCCAGTCCCCCCTTGAAGGTATTTCCTCTAAGTCATACTTCTTGCTGCAAAAGGATGTCTTTGGATTATTGTTGGCAGGTTACTTTATGTCTCCCTGTACGTTGGTTATGAGAAGAGAGCTGTACAAAGCAGCGCAGGGCTGGCCGACAGAGTTTGACATATCAGAGGACTTTCATTTTTTCCTCCGGCTATCTACTCTTGCTAACGCAGTATACATAGACGAGCCATTAATTAGCGCGGGCCGAGGTGATAATAATTTGACGGAAAACCACCAAGATTGTGCAGAATCCGATATAAGAGTTTTAAAATCCTGCCTGAATATTAGTCATTTTGACGATGCAAAGAAGAGGCAGATAAGAGCCGCGGTGTCTGATAGGCTTGAGCGGTTAGGGTGGGGGCTGAAAAATAGCCACTCATATAAAGAAGCTAGTCGTTGCTATAGAGAAGCCTTTAGCTTCAAACCTTCAAATATTAAGGCATTGTTCAACTATTTGATGCTGCTGCCAAAATCATGA
- a CDS encoding glycosyltransferase family 2 protein, with the protein MNLSIVIPAFNEEAVIEETLASIKMSLQDISHEVIVVDNGSTDRTSQIAESLGCQVLVVPGVLIGELRNIGAQKASGDILLFNDADVLLTPEWRQAFLKLKDEIEAQNLIVGGSLQVSDPENMLHKYWFQPLLNKKEGECNYVGTGNMLVSRRLFDQVGGFSRDLRTGEDYDFCLKARNSCRATVRYVSNLSAIHLGYPEDVGSFFRREQWHGKGDVQTLAALLKSKVAIFSFSIAMLVVFSILFIALTKWWMAFLFVSIAAALVVFMSFYKARVVGGIEGRCYHIFLTFMYCIARATSKFR; encoded by the coding sequence GTGAACTTAAGTATTGTTATTCCAGCTTTCAATGAGGAAGCTGTTATTGAAGAGACTCTAGCGTCTATCAAGATGTCTCTTCAAGATATTTCTCATGAAGTGATAGTTGTTGATAATGGTTCTACGGATAGGACTTCTCAGATTGCTGAAAGCCTGGGCTGCCAAGTATTGGTAGTTCCAGGTGTTCTTATTGGCGAATTGAGAAATATTGGCGCCCAAAAAGCTTCTGGTGATATTTTGTTGTTTAATGACGCTGATGTCCTTTTGACACCTGAATGGCGTCAAGCCTTTCTGAAGCTTAAGGACGAGATTGAAGCCCAAAACCTTATCGTTGGCGGTTCCCTTCAGGTATCTGATCCAGAAAATATGCTCCATAAATATTGGTTTCAACCTCTTTTGAATAAAAAAGAGGGGGAATGCAATTATGTGGGAACTGGTAATATGCTGGTCTCTCGACGTCTATTTGACCAAGTCGGTGGATTTAGTCGTGATTTACGTACTGGTGAAGACTATGATTTTTGCCTAAAAGCGCGTAATTCTTGTCGTGCAACGGTTAGATATGTCTCCAATCTATCTGCTATTCATTTGGGTTATCCCGAAGATGTGGGTTCGTTCTTCCGGCGAGAGCAATGGCATGGTAAGGGCGATGTGCAGACCTTGGCGGCGCTTTTGAAGTCAAAAGTAGCAATATTTTCATTTTCTATTGCTATGCTTGTCGTTTTTTCTATCCTTTTCATTGCGCTGACAAAATGGTGGATGGCGTTCCTTTTTGTTTCTATTGCTGCGGCCCTTGTTGTGTTTATGTCTTTTTATAAGGCTCGAGTAGTGGGGGGGATAGAAGGGCGCTGCTATCATATATTCTTGACGTTTATGTACTGCATAGCCAGGGCTACCTCCAAATTTCGATAA
- a CDS encoding glycosyltransferase: MAKPLKILSVNKLKSKVDGVEVTFAPFVNSGLQVVGELLGFIRRAYDSDVILAWTPNLRMLCIFFLTKLLTFGRVKIVYFDVVLSRPKGLGDKVKILFKSFLLKSASLIICVHKETSGYLKYYRISESKITYVPFNANNFGIYDDFVINEGEYILSCGASQRDFDTLCEAVRDSGYPLTILLPEQSISKHNARIDSNNLPENVTWINAFLPRKEWYDYLANCKMVVIPIIKDVIQPAGISVCLEAMLFRKPVIITRGTSTVGILDDSLAMVVSPEDRIEMRRAIDALWKDGKKRAELAERGYNYAYSLGDNERVEREVQLTVLERFC, from the coding sequence ATGGCTAAGCCGTTGAAAATCCTCTCAGTAAATAAGCTGAAATCGAAAGTGGATGGTGTGGAAGTAACCTTCGCGCCTTTTGTTAATAGTGGTTTGCAAGTAGTCGGTGAGTTGCTGGGGTTTATCCGTCGGGCATACGACAGTGATGTGATACTGGCTTGGACTCCAAACTTGCGAATGCTTTGTATTTTCTTTCTCACAAAGTTATTAACTTTTGGGCGAGTGAAAATAGTCTATTTTGATGTTGTGCTTAGTCGGCCAAAGGGGCTGGGTGATAAAGTCAAGATATTATTTAAATCTTTTTTGTTGAAGTCAGCTAGCTTGATAATCTGTGTGCATAAAGAAACATCAGGTTATTTGAAGTACTACAGGATATCTGAAAGCAAGATTACTTATGTCCCTTTCAATGCCAACAACTTTGGTATATATGACGATTTTGTAATTAACGAAGGTGAGTACATATTATCTTGCGGTGCATCACAAAGAGACTTTGATACGTTGTGTGAGGCAGTGCGTGATTCTGGTTATCCTCTAACCATTTTGCTGCCGGAGCAAAGTATAAGTAAACATAATGCGCGAATTGATAGCAATAATCTCCCTGAGAATGTCACTTGGATAAATGCTTTTTTGCCTAGGAAAGAATGGTATGACTATTTGGCCAATTGCAAAATGGTAGTCATTCCTATTATAAAAGACGTCATTCAACCAGCGGGTATCAGTGTGTGTTTGGAGGCGATGCTTTTTAGAAAGCCTGTGATCATCACCCGGGGAACCTCGACGGTAGGTATCCTGGATGATTCTCTCGCCATGGTTGTCTCTCCAGAAGATCGGATCGAAATGCGGCGCGCCATAGACGCTCTGTGGAAGGATGGGAAGAAGAGGGCGGAATTGGCGGAAAGGGGCTATAATTATGCCTATAGCCTTGGAGATAACGAACGCGTGGAGAGAGAGGTTCAACTCACTGTCCTGGAGAGATTTTGTTAA
- a CDS encoding sulfotransferase gives MTNSNRPGTLAGPDFICIGAQKAGTTWLYDQLAHHPQVWLPVIKELHYFNFAQPNALLVGKEGYPWGSPLERMRFLKQRPDMETLKWLLRYNFGAKSSSWYRNLFPRVADKVRGELTPAYSTLDEKGVDLVRSTVPEHCRILLIIRDPVERAWSGVKMNYRWTGENITQEEVDGLKARIGSNTVRLRSEYSKIIPRWKERFPDRFSLLFYEDLKASPEAFFKHACSLLGISQDYIPETLHKRSNEDRESISMPKAAREILEEMLMSEIEHFKAVRDEYLREEAQWLSR, from the coding sequence ATGACTAATTCAAATCGGCCCGGTACTCTCGCAGGCCCGGACTTTATATGCATTGGGGCCCAAAAAGCTGGCACTACCTGGCTTTATGATCAGTTGGCGCACCACCCACAGGTCTGGTTGCCAGTAATAAAAGAGCTGCACTATTTCAACTTCGCGCAGCCCAATGCGCTTTTAGTGGGGAAGGAGGGGTATCCTTGGGGGAGCCCCCTGGAACGTATGCGTTTTCTCAAGCAGCGGCCAGATATGGAAACGCTAAAATGGCTGTTACGCTATAACTTTGGCGCGAAATCCTCTTCTTGGTACCGAAATCTTTTTCCTCGCGTGGCTGATAAAGTCAGAGGCGAGCTGACGCCAGCGTATTCTACTTTGGATGAGAAAGGAGTGGATCTCGTGAGGTCAACAGTGCCTGAGCACTGCCGAATACTGTTGATTATCCGAGATCCTGTTGAGCGCGCCTGGTCCGGGGTGAAAATGAACTACCGCTGGACGGGAGAGAACATTACTCAAGAAGAAGTTGACGGCCTTAAAGCAAGAATAGGCTCCAATACAGTTCGGTTGCGGTCTGAGTACTCGAAAATTATTCCCCGCTGGAAAGAGCGTTTTCCAGACCGTTTCAGTCTTTTGTTTTACGAAGACTTAAAAGCTTCGCCAGAGGCATTTTTTAAGCATGCTTGTAGCTTGCTTGGGATTAGTCAAGATTACATTCCTGAGACTCTACATAAGCGTTCAAACGAGGACAGGGAAAGTATTTCAATGCCCAAAGCCGCGCGCGAAATTCTAGAAGAGATGTTGATGAGTGAAATTGAGCACTTTAAAGCGGTTCGAGATGAATACTTGCGAGAGGAGGCCCAATGGCTAAGCCGTTGA